The following proteins are co-located in the Thermus thermophilus HB8 genome:
- a CDS encoding CinA family nicotinamide mononucleotide deamidase-related protein — protein MERAEILGVGTELLYGETLDTNTAEIARSLKPYALKVERTLRVADEVAPLAREVEEAFARARLVVLSGGLGPTPDDVTREAVALALGEPLELDEAVLGEIEAFFRARGRAMPEANRKQAMRIPSATWLKNPRGTAPGWWVRKGGKDLVLLPGPPPEWRPMWQEVLPRLGLPRRPYAERVLKTWGIGESEIVERLGPLFVRGEEVEVGTYPKVHGVEVVVRGREDRVAELAERIKKKLLKEVWGEGEMTLAEAVKRRMEREGATLSTMESLTGGLLGAEITRVPGASRFYLGGVVSYSVGAKARFGVPQDLLSRTVSAETARAMAEAARSLFGSTYALATTGVAGPDPLEGEPPGTVYVALAGPTGAEVRRYRFPGDRETVRLRSVYAALALLVT, from the coding sequence ATGGAGCGGGCAGAGATCCTCGGGGTAGGCACCGAGCTCCTCTACGGGGAGACCCTGGACACCAACACGGCGGAGATCGCAAGAAGCCTCAAGCCCTACGCCCTCAAGGTGGAGAGGACCCTGAGGGTGGCGGACGAGGTGGCGCCCCTGGCCCGGGAGGTGGAGGAGGCCTTCGCCCGGGCCAGGCTTGTGGTCCTCTCCGGCGGCCTCGGCCCCACCCCGGACGACGTGACCCGGGAGGCGGTGGCCCTGGCCTTGGGGGAGCCTTTGGAGCTGGACGAGGCCGTGCTTGGGGAGATTGAGGCCTTCTTCCGCGCCCGGGGCCGGGCCATGCCCGAGGCCAACCGCAAGCAGGCCATGCGGATCCCCTCCGCCACCTGGCTCAAAAACCCCCGGGGCACCGCCCCCGGGTGGTGGGTGCGCAAAGGGGGCAAGGACCTGGTCCTCCTCCCCGGGCCCCCTCCCGAGTGGCGCCCCATGTGGCAGGAGGTCCTGCCCCGCCTGGGCCTGCCGCGAAGGCCCTACGCCGAAAGGGTCTTGAAAACCTGGGGCATCGGGGAGTCGGAGATCGTGGAGCGGCTTGGCCCCCTCTTCGTCCGGGGGGAGGAGGTGGAGGTGGGCACCTACCCCAAGGTCCACGGGGTGGAGGTGGTGGTCCGGGGCCGGGAGGACCGGGTGGCGGAGCTCGCCGAGCGGATCAAGAAAAAGCTTCTTAAGGAGGTCTGGGGCGAGGGGGAGATGACCCTCGCCGAGGCGGTGAAAAGGCGCATGGAGCGGGAGGGGGCCACCCTTTCCACCATGGAGAGCCTCACCGGGGGGCTTCTGGGGGCGGAGATCACCCGCGTGCCGGGGGCGAGCCGCTTCTATCTGGGGGGCGTGGTATCCTACTCCGTAGGGGCCAAGGCCCGCTTCGGGGTGCCTCAGGACCTCCTCTCCCGGACGGTCTCCGCCGAGACCGCCCGGGCTATGGCGGAGGCGGCGCGGTCCCTCTTCGGGTCCACCTACGCCCTGGCCACCACCGGGGTCGCGGGGCCGGACCCCCTGGAGGGAGAGCCCCCGGGCACGGTCTACGTGGCCCTGGCGGGCCCCACGGGCGCGGAGGTGCGGCGCTACCGCTTCCCGGGAGACCGGGAGACCGTGCGCTTAAGAAGCGTCTACGCGGCTTTGGCGCTCCTTGTGACATGA
- the thpR gene encoding RNA 2',3'-cyclic phosphodiesterase, with product MRLFYAVFLPEEVRAALVEAQTKVRPFRGWKPVPPHQLHLTLLFLGERPEEELPDYLALGHRLARLEAPFRARLRGTGYFPNEGTPRVWFAKAEAEGFLRLAEGLRAGVEELLGEEAVRIPGWDKPFKPHITLARRKAPAPRVPPVLFGLEWPVEGFALVRSELKPKGPVYTVLEKFSLRGEHGREQAQGPGERPEGD from the coding sequence ATGAGGCTCTTCTACGCGGTCTTTTTACCCGAGGAGGTCCGGGCGGCCCTGGTGGAAGCCCAGACCAAGGTCCGCCCTTTTCGCGGCTGGAAGCCCGTCCCTCCCCACCAGCTCCACCTGACCCTCCTCTTCCTGGGCGAGCGGCCCGAGGAGGAGCTTCCCGACTACCTGGCCCTGGGCCACAGGCTCGCCCGCCTCGAGGCCCCCTTCCGGGCGCGGCTTCGCGGGACGGGCTACTTCCCCAACGAAGGAACCCCCCGGGTCTGGTTCGCCAAGGCGGAGGCCGAGGGCTTCCTCCGCCTCGCCGAGGGGCTTCGCGCCGGGGTGGAGGAGCTTCTGGGCGAGGAGGCGGTGAGGATCCCTGGCTGGGACAAGCCCTTCAAGCCCCACATCACCCTGGCCCGCAGGAAGGCCCCGGCGCCCCGGGTGCCCCCCGTCCTCTTCGGCCTGGAGTGGCCGGTGGAGGGCTTCGCCCTGGTGCGCTCGGAGCTTAAGCCCAAGGGGCCGGTGTACACCGTTTTGGAGAAGTTTTCCCTGAGAGGTGAGCATGGACGAGAGCAAGCGCAAGGCCCTGGAGAACGCCCTGAAGGCGATTGA